A genomic region of Anas acuta chromosome 1, bAnaAcu1.1, whole genome shotgun sequence contains the following coding sequences:
- the ARHGEF5 gene encoding rho guanine nucleotide exchange factor 5 isoform X2, with amino-acid sequence MTLRQAETASQRARIRIHAGGGPGIKNVSLMESEETNEGGTTPLESSSTTGEAWNSAAAEREHHAPHASDKMSTSLPDSGKGAELSAPEDCLCTQREAEDMPGRPSNLVQKVPAGLEQEQGDTEPQKRLSEWEGEMILEEGGQDCSLQHKEVELADLESNQDFSLSTVQDGLATSNAVLQAVDLGTECSQSQTEPAFHGTDPQAQHQKSPLANAISSQREAPKCFLVCKTISEGHYKAEPSLDKMESLQEIDANVEQNQSSNKVALANDEQPTSEEAVEDMAKPYTSEDAKESRRVLQSWEENVESSYQLSSNLTDDSQISSQQAEGNISAGETRNSSLVKKQGTVMIPKENSSTSECLHVEDDHRKTEIRPASPVVSAFQVKDAAEKNEQVNTLQHKEPEQEEAVSELQQEQEKKECEEQNQQKEGKSLEPRDQRNKEHNEQEQELQREELRLKRLLSAFSSEMSCVPRHNVDFCGLEDVVLAEEMGPAFLPGESICMGEHLGEGVLLKARVTSSSSGCQPLAVSPLSLDNLNPVSETPVVLPHACHVSDQAEKLEDSGRFSTSGQDSGVDWDDRVRQGREDKHSGGPEKAAQTFDERDAMHPGDVAAPSTTESPEACVAACPYSDTKNVEPANLTDPHPSAENLGKAELRDFIQDLPSELTSVASVSGPQQEDAGGKVAVSPKDCAGANLNKSLDSVEKPANQAASVCMQDPASGETAIVIPGPGEASAPHELLTSEEDFHEGLSGPSFSVIYTSPLPSEESPLEDRGTVAFIAGPLEPPETPGRTSTPLNHPETIQQYHPPSEKSSFTQGEETGATMAHETQQTPLLDQSDWTLNQQEHGSRISSILSTLTWPPEEDTVFTTNQQEQPLSPVPNSSLPLVSEPDAKDVPSPSQAQTPALNANHLVQPPALDSYQLLIPVPHSRPRLNCGMDDNELQAIPLTLNHPLRTASTVPDANIVPSSGRDVAEKVVPPTREWDLCELGSQDTETSDDSGVGLLAKNFSAVGNEALASCSDTSPETTVQHVGIQCGRSSPDHPWLSLEDLRTSTDCKSKDSVQPLPMLAFTNPIHFLQLSPPSPPTTRTTCQEDEVLGELRWEQQADLFGVDTKNIQAPTAITEKTEGERRIKQRLEGQAEEHHLVAQSKEEVPRHLPLEKSSSWPDKKTVRIVAQEPAANQESPIKRRVKSKDWHRQGLKRTSVPPDILQEVSPVPSEEEAQKVHKEPPVSSETVILREKKPADTMENFKRRHSKLINSSRLLYQEYSDVVLNKAIQSQKRVDSFSEDTESSFPSSPRLRRKVIPQQDSYLQRLSVSSTASLWQDIPMIRGSRMLLNMSRDEQKLQEAKFELIMSEASYLRSLNVAVDHFQRSAELQAMLTNQERQWLFSRITDVRDVSASFLFDLEEKFEEDMFTFHVCDVALKHAPEFRRVYLPYVTNQTYQEQTFQRLLNGNAGFQQVLERLESDPVCQRLSLKSFLILPFQRITRLKLLLQNILKRTRPGSEEEVQATQAYDALEKLIKDCNENVQRMKSTEELIYLSQKIEFECKIFPLISQSRRLVKCGELTALDFNTPSPKWKVTTRPIYLHLFNDCLLLSRPKEGGRFVVFDHAAFSDVRGEKCEIKLHGTNKNVFRLFLLQNYQGKRVEFLFRTETHSEKLRWISALAPPRGELDLLECPDAPQVQCIRTYKARENDELALEKADIIMVMQLSNDGWMEGVKLSDRERGWFPKEHVEYISSKQARQKNLKEEQRVKNAKQHVFCKK; translated from the exons ATGACCCTCAGACAAGCAGAAACTGCTAGCCAAAGAGCCAGAATTCGGATTCATGCAGGAGGAGGTCCAGGAATAAAG aaTGTGTCACTGATGGAATCTGAAGAAACCAATGAGGGAGGTACCACTCCTCTGGAATCCAGCAGCACCACTGGGGAAGCCTGGaattctgcagcagctgaaagagaGCATCATGCCCCTCATGCATCAGATAAAATGAGCACCAGCCTGCCTGATTCCGGAAAAGGAGCGGAGCTCAGTGCTCCTGAGGACTGCCTTTGTACTCAAAGGGAAGCAGAAGACATGCCAGGTAGACCCTCTAACCTTGTACAAAAAGTGCCAGCAGGACTGGAACAAGAGCAAGGTGATACGGAGCCTCAAAAGAGGCTCTCAGAATGGGAGGGAGAAATGATTTTAGAGGAGGGTGGACAGGATTGTTCTCTGCAACATAAGGAAGTAGAGCTGGCTGATCTGGAAAGCAATCAGGACTTCTCTCTCAGCACAGTCCAGGATGGGCTAGCCACTAgcaatgctgtcctgcaggcTGTGGACCTTGGCACTGAATGTTCTCAGTCCCAGACAGAACCGGCTTTTCATGGCACAGACCCACAGGCACAGCATCAAAAATCTCCTTTGGCCAATgccatttcttctcagagagaGGCACCTAAGTGCTTCTTGGTGTGTAAAACCATTTCAGAGGGGCACTATAAGGCTGAGCCATCTCTGGATAAGATGGAGTCTTTGCAGGAGATTGATGCTAATGTAGAGCAGAATCAAAGCAGCAATAAAGTAGCACTTGCAAATGATGAGCAGCCTACCTCAGAGGAAGCAGTAGAGGACATGGCTAAACCATACACTTCTGAAGATGCTAAGGAAAGCAGAAGGGTGCTGCAAAGTTGGGAGGAGAATGTAGAATCTTCCTATCAATTGTCTTCCAACTTAACAGATGACAGCCAAATCAGCTCACAGCAAGCAGAAGGAAATATCTCAGCTGGTGAAACACGGAATAGCAGCCTGGTCAAAAAACAGGGAACAGTAATGATTCCCAAAGAAAATTCATCCACTTCTGAATGCCTTCATGTTGAAGATGATCACAGGAAAACAGAGATCAGGCCTGCTTCTCCAGTAGTAAGTGCCTTCCAAGTAAAggatgctgcagaaaaaaatgagcaagtgAATACTTTACAGCATAAGGAACCAGAACAGGAAGAAGCAGTGTCTGAACTTCAGCAGgaacaggagaagaaagagtGTGAAGAACAGAatcagcagaaagaaggaaaatctttGGAACCCAGAGATCAGAGAAACAAGGAACACAATGAACAGGAACAAGAACTGCAGAGGGAAGAGCTAAGACTGAAGAGGCTCTTATCAGCTTTCAGTTCAGAGATGTCTTGTGTTCCCAGGCATAACGTAGACTTCTGTGGTTTGGAGGATGTTGTTTTGGCTGAGGAAATGGGACCAGCATTTCTTCCTGGGGAATCTATCTGTATGGGTGAACATCTTGGTGAGGGTGTGCTGCTGAAAGCTCGTGTCACATCATCAAGTTCTGGATGTCAGCCACTTGCTGTTAGCCCTTTGTCATTAGACAACCTGAACCCAGTGAGTGAAACTCCAGTGGTGCTTCCACATGCTTGTCATGTCTCTGACCAGGCAGAAAAGCTGGAAGACTCTGGccgcttttccaccagcggtCAGGATAGCGGAGTTGACTGGGATGACAGGGTaaggcagggaagggaggatAAACACAGTGGTGGACCTGAAAAGGCCGCCCAGACATTTGATGAAAGAGATGCCATGCACCCTGGAGATGTGGCAGCACCTTCTACCACAGAGAGCCCAGAGGCTTGTGTTGCAGCATGCCCCTACTCTGATACTAAGAACGTGGAGCCAGCTAATCTCACAGATCCTCACCCCTCTGCAGAAAATTTAGGAAAAGCTGAGCTTCGTGACTTTATTCAAGATTTACCCTCAGAGCTCACCTCTGTGGCTTCAGTATCTGGCCCACAGCAAGAggatgctggtggaaaagtcGCTGTGAGTCCCAAGGACTGTGCTGGTGCCAACCTGAACAAATCGCTGGATTCCGTAGAGAAGCCAGCTAACCAAGCTGCTTCTGTGTGCATGCAGGACCCAGCATCAGGAGAAACTGCTATTGTAATCCCTGGCCCAGGGGAAGCTAGTGCTCCCCATGAACTGCTTACTTCTGAGGAAGACTTTCATGAAGGCCTTAGTGGCCCATCTTTCTCTGTAATATACACGAGCCCTCTTCCTTCAGAGGAGAGCCCTCTTGAGGACAGAGGGACTGTGGCTTTCATTGCAGGGCCTCTGGAACCACCTGAAACACCAGGCAGGACTTCCACTCCCCTGAACCACCCAGAGACAATTCAGCAGTACCACCCCCCCTCAGAAAAAAGTTCTTTTACACAAGGAGAAGAAACTGGAGCAACTATGGCTCATGAAACGCAACAAACGCCCTTACTTGATCAGTCTGACTGGACTTTAAACCAACAAGAGCATGGATCCAGAATTTCCAGCATCCTGAGCACCCTAACTTGGCCCCCTGAAGAAGATACGGTCTTTACCACGAACCAGCAAGAACAACCTCTATCCCCTGTGCCCAACTCTAGCCTACCTCTGGTGTCTGAGCCTGATGCCAAAGATGTCCCCAGCCCTAGTCAAGCTCAGACCCCTGCACTTAATGCAAATCACCTTGTCCAACCTCCAGCCCTTGATAGTTACCAGCTGCTCATTCCTGTGCCCCACTCCAGGCCACGTCTAAACTGTGGTATGGATGATAATGAGTTACAAGCCATTCCCCTTACTTTAAACCATCCTTTACGAACTGCCTCCACTGTACCTGATGCTAATATTGTGCCCTCTTCTGGTAGAGATGTAGCAGAGAAAGTTGTTCCACCAACTAGAGAATGGGATCTCTGTGAATTGGGTAGCCAGGATACAGAAACTTCTGATGATTCAGGGGTTGGTTTGTTGGCCAAAAACTTTTCTGCTGTTGGAAATGAGGCATTGGCCAGCTGCTCCGACACCAGCCCTGAAACAACAGTTCAGCATGTGGGTATACAGTGTGGAAGATCCTCGCCTGACCACCCTTGGCTCTCACTGGAAGACCTGAGAACATCCACAGACTGCAAGAGCAAAGACTCTGTACAGCCTCTTCCAATGCTAGCGTTCACCAATCCAATTCACTTCCTCCAGCTGAGCCCTCCATCACCACCAACCACCAGAACAACCTGCCAAGAAGACGAGGTCTTGGGAGAGCTGCGATGGGAGCAGCAGGCTGACCTCTTTGGCGTGGATACAAAGAACATTCAAGCTCCAACAGCaattacagagaaaacagaaggtgAGAGAAGGATCAAGCAAAGGCTGGAAGGACAAGCAGAAGAACACCATTTGGTGGCACAGTCAAAGGAAGAAGTGCCTAGACATTTACCCTTGGAAAAATCATCGAGCTGGCCAGACAAAAAAACTGTCAGGATAGTTGCCCAAGAACCAGCAGCCAATCAAGAAAGCCCAATTAAACGTCGAGTAAAAAGCAAGGACTGGCACCGGCAGGGCCTGAAGAGGACATCAGTACCACCAGATATTTTGCAGG AAGTCTCTCCCGTTCCTTCAGAGGAAGAAGCACAGAAGGTGCACAAGGAACCACCAGTCAGTTCAGAAACGGTAATATTGCG GGAGAAGAAACCTGCAGACACAATGGAGAACTTCAAACGTCGGCACTCCAAACTCATCAACTCCT CAAGGTTGCTGTACCAGGAGTACAGTGATGTGGTTCTGAACAAGGCCATTCAAAGCCAGAAGAGAGTGGATTCATTCTCAGAGGATACGGAGTCAAGTTTCCCAAGCTCCCCAAGGTTACGGAGGAAAGTGATACCTCAACAGGACTCATATTTGCAACGTCTATCAGTCTCATCTACTGCATCCCTGTGGCAGGACATCCCTATGATACGGGGCAGCAGAATGCTGCTCAATATGTCCCGTGATGAGCAGAAGCTGCAAGAG GCCAAATTTGAGTTGATAATGTCTGAGGCTTCATACCTGCGCAGTTTAAATGTGGCAGTAGATCACTTCCAGCGATCAGCAGAGCTCCAGGCAATGCTCACCAATCAGGAGCGTCAGTGGCTTTTCTCCCGCATCACAGACGTACGTGATGTCAGTGCCAG TTTCCTTTTTGACTTGGAAGAGAAGTTTGAGGAGGACATGTTCACCTTCCATGTATGTGATGTGGCTCTGAAACATGCCCCTGAGTTCCGCAGGGTATATCTACCATATGTAACAAACCAGACATATCAGGAGCAAACCTTCCAGCGGTTACT AAACGGAAATGCAGGATTCCAGCAAGTTCTGGAGAGACTAGAAAGTGATCCAGTTTGCCAACGTCTCTCACTTAAATCCTTCCTCATCCTCCCTTTCCAGCGCATCACTCGACTCAAACTCCTCCTACAG AATATCCTGAAGAGAACTCGGCCTGGGTCTGAAGAAGAAGTGCAAGCAACACAGGCCTATGATGCACTTGAAAAG CTCATCAAGGACTGCAACGAAAACGTACAGCGCATGAAGAGCACTGAAGAGCTGATCTACCTTAGTCAGAAGATTGAATTTGAGTGCAAG ATATTCCCACTCATTTCACAGTCAAGGCGACTTGTGAAGTGTGGTGAGTTGACAGCACTGGACTTCAACACCCCAAGTCCAAAATGGAAAGTCACCACCCGTCCCATCTACTTACATCTCTTCAATGACTGTCTGCTCCTGTCTCGGCCGAAGGA GGGTGGACGTTTTGTTGTGTTTGATCATGCCGCTTTCTCAGATGTGCGTGGGGAGAAGTGCGAGATCAAACTGCatggaacaaacaaaaacgtTTTCCGTCTCTTTCTACTTCAGAATTACCAGGGAAAGAGAGTGGAGTTTCTGTTCCGAACGGAGACACA CAGTGAGAAGCTGAGGTGGATCTCTGCTTTGGCTCCTCCGCGAGGGGAACTGGATCTCCTGGAATGCCCTG ATGCACCACAGGTTCAATGCATAAGGACATACAAAGCTCGGGAAAATGATGAGCTAGCTTTGGAGAAAGCAGATATCATTATGGTTATGCAACTCAGCAATGATG GATGGATGGAAGGAGTGAAACTTTCAGACAGGGAGAGAGGCTGGTTCCCCAAAGAACATGTGGAATATATCTCCAGCAAACAAGCGCGGCAGAAGAACCTGAAGGAAGAGCAACGCGTGAAAAATGCCAAGCAACACGTCTTCTGCAAAAAATAA
- the ARHGEF5 gene encoding rho guanine nucleotide exchange factor 5 isoform X3, whose translation MSGCQNVSLMESEETNEGGTTPLESSSTTGEAWNSAAAEREHHAPHASDKMSTSLPDSGKGAELSAPEDCLCTQREAEDMPGRPSNLVQKVPAGLEQEQGDTEPQKRLSEWEGEMILEEGGQDCSLQHKEVELADLESNQDFSLSTVQDGLATSNAVLQAVDLGTECSQSQTEPAFHGTDPQAQHQKSPLANAISSQREAPKCFLVCKTISEGHYKAEPSLDKMESLQEIDANVEQNQSSNKVALANDEQPTSEEAVEDMAKPYTSEDAKESRRVLQSWEENVESSYQLSSNLTDDSQISSQQAEGNISAGETRNSSLVKKQGTVMIPKENSSTSECLHVEDDHRKTEIRPASPVVSAFQVKDAAEKNEQVNTLQHKEPEQEEAVSELQQEQEKKECEEQNQQKEGKSLEPRDQRNKEHNEQEQELQREELRLKRLLSAFSSEMSCVPRHNVDFCGLEDVVLAEEMGPAFLPGESICMGEHLGEGVLLKARVTSSSSGCQPLAVSPLSLDNLNPVSETPVVLPHACHVSDQAEKLEDSGRFSTSGQDSGVDWDDRVRQGREDKHSGGPEKAAQTFDERDAMHPGDVAAPSTTESPEACVAACPYSDTKNVEPANLTDPHPSAENLGKAELRDFIQDLPSELTSVASVSGPQQEDAGGKVAVSPKDCAGANLNKSLDSVEKPANQAASVCMQDPASGETAIVIPGPGEASAPHELLTSEEDFHEGLSGPSFSVIYTSPLPSEESPLEDRGTVAFIAGPLEPPETPGRTSTPLNHPETIQQYHPPSEKSSFTQGEETGATMAHETQQTPLLDQSDWTLNQQEHGSRISSILSTLTWPPEEDTVFTTNQQEQPLSPVPNSSLPLVSEPDAKDVPSPSQAQTPALNANHLVQPPALDSYQLLIPVPHSRPRLNCGMDDNELQAIPLTLNHPLRTASTVPDANIVPSSGRDVAEKVVPPTREWDLCELGSQDTETSDDSGVGLLAKNFSAVGNEALASCSDTSPETTVQHVGIQCGRSSPDHPWLSLEDLRTSTDCKSKDSVQPLPMLAFTNPIHFLQLSPPSPPTTRTTCQEDEVLGELRWEQQADLFGVDTKNIQAPTAITEKTEGERRIKQRLEGQAEEHHLVAQSKEEVPRHLPLEKSSSWPDKKTVRIVAQEPAANQESPIKRRVKSKDWHRQGLKRTSVPPDILQEVSPVPSEEEAQKVHKEPPVSSETVILREKKPADTMENFKRRHSKLINSSRLLYQEYSDVVLNKAIQSQKRVDSFSEDTESSFPSSPRLRRKVIPQQDSYLQRLSVSSTASLWQDIPMIRGSRMLLNMSRDEQKLQEAKFELIMSEASYLRSLNVAVDHFQRSAELQAMLTNQERQWLFSRITDVRDVSASFLFDLEEKFEEDMFTFHVCDVALKHAPEFRRVYLPYVTNQTYQEQTFQRLLNGNAGFQQVLERLESDPVCQRLSLKSFLILPFQRITRLKLLLQNILKRTRPGSEEEVQATQAYDALEKLIKDCNENVQRMKSTEELIYLSQKIEFECKIFPLISQSRRLVKCGELTALDFNTPSPKWKVTTRPIYLHLFNDCLLLSRPKEGGRFVVFDHAAFSDVRGEKCEIKLHGTNKNVFRLFLLQNYQGKRVEFLFRTETHSEKLRWISALAPPRGELDLLECPDAPQVQCIRTYKARENDELALEKADIIMVMQLSNDGWMEGVKLSDRERGWFPKEHVEYISSKQARQKNLKEEQRVKNAKQHVFCKK comes from the exons ATGTCAGGATGTCAG aaTGTGTCACTGATGGAATCTGAAGAAACCAATGAGGGAGGTACCACTCCTCTGGAATCCAGCAGCACCACTGGGGAAGCCTGGaattctgcagcagctgaaagagaGCATCATGCCCCTCATGCATCAGATAAAATGAGCACCAGCCTGCCTGATTCCGGAAAAGGAGCGGAGCTCAGTGCTCCTGAGGACTGCCTTTGTACTCAAAGGGAAGCAGAAGACATGCCAGGTAGACCCTCTAACCTTGTACAAAAAGTGCCAGCAGGACTGGAACAAGAGCAAGGTGATACGGAGCCTCAAAAGAGGCTCTCAGAATGGGAGGGAGAAATGATTTTAGAGGAGGGTGGACAGGATTGTTCTCTGCAACATAAGGAAGTAGAGCTGGCTGATCTGGAAAGCAATCAGGACTTCTCTCTCAGCACAGTCCAGGATGGGCTAGCCACTAgcaatgctgtcctgcaggcTGTGGACCTTGGCACTGAATGTTCTCAGTCCCAGACAGAACCGGCTTTTCATGGCACAGACCCACAGGCACAGCATCAAAAATCTCCTTTGGCCAATgccatttcttctcagagagaGGCACCTAAGTGCTTCTTGGTGTGTAAAACCATTTCAGAGGGGCACTATAAGGCTGAGCCATCTCTGGATAAGATGGAGTCTTTGCAGGAGATTGATGCTAATGTAGAGCAGAATCAAAGCAGCAATAAAGTAGCACTTGCAAATGATGAGCAGCCTACCTCAGAGGAAGCAGTAGAGGACATGGCTAAACCATACACTTCTGAAGATGCTAAGGAAAGCAGAAGGGTGCTGCAAAGTTGGGAGGAGAATGTAGAATCTTCCTATCAATTGTCTTCCAACTTAACAGATGACAGCCAAATCAGCTCACAGCAAGCAGAAGGAAATATCTCAGCTGGTGAAACACGGAATAGCAGCCTGGTCAAAAAACAGGGAACAGTAATGATTCCCAAAGAAAATTCATCCACTTCTGAATGCCTTCATGTTGAAGATGATCACAGGAAAACAGAGATCAGGCCTGCTTCTCCAGTAGTAAGTGCCTTCCAAGTAAAggatgctgcagaaaaaaatgagcaagtgAATACTTTACAGCATAAGGAACCAGAACAGGAAGAAGCAGTGTCTGAACTTCAGCAGgaacaggagaagaaagagtGTGAAGAACAGAatcagcagaaagaaggaaaatctttGGAACCCAGAGATCAGAGAAACAAGGAACACAATGAACAGGAACAAGAACTGCAGAGGGAAGAGCTAAGACTGAAGAGGCTCTTATCAGCTTTCAGTTCAGAGATGTCTTGTGTTCCCAGGCATAACGTAGACTTCTGTGGTTTGGAGGATGTTGTTTTGGCTGAGGAAATGGGACCAGCATTTCTTCCTGGGGAATCTATCTGTATGGGTGAACATCTTGGTGAGGGTGTGCTGCTGAAAGCTCGTGTCACATCATCAAGTTCTGGATGTCAGCCACTTGCTGTTAGCCCTTTGTCATTAGACAACCTGAACCCAGTGAGTGAAACTCCAGTGGTGCTTCCACATGCTTGTCATGTCTCTGACCAGGCAGAAAAGCTGGAAGACTCTGGccgcttttccaccagcggtCAGGATAGCGGAGTTGACTGGGATGACAGGGTaaggcagggaagggaggatAAACACAGTGGTGGACCTGAAAAGGCCGCCCAGACATTTGATGAAAGAGATGCCATGCACCCTGGAGATGTGGCAGCACCTTCTACCACAGAGAGCCCAGAGGCTTGTGTTGCAGCATGCCCCTACTCTGATACTAAGAACGTGGAGCCAGCTAATCTCACAGATCCTCACCCCTCTGCAGAAAATTTAGGAAAAGCTGAGCTTCGTGACTTTATTCAAGATTTACCCTCAGAGCTCACCTCTGTGGCTTCAGTATCTGGCCCACAGCAAGAggatgctggtggaaaagtcGCTGTGAGTCCCAAGGACTGTGCTGGTGCCAACCTGAACAAATCGCTGGATTCCGTAGAGAAGCCAGCTAACCAAGCTGCTTCTGTGTGCATGCAGGACCCAGCATCAGGAGAAACTGCTATTGTAATCCCTGGCCCAGGGGAAGCTAGTGCTCCCCATGAACTGCTTACTTCTGAGGAAGACTTTCATGAAGGCCTTAGTGGCCCATCTTTCTCTGTAATATACACGAGCCCTCTTCCTTCAGAGGAGAGCCCTCTTGAGGACAGAGGGACTGTGGCTTTCATTGCAGGGCCTCTGGAACCACCTGAAACACCAGGCAGGACTTCCACTCCCCTGAACCACCCAGAGACAATTCAGCAGTACCACCCCCCCTCAGAAAAAAGTTCTTTTACACAAGGAGAAGAAACTGGAGCAACTATGGCTCATGAAACGCAACAAACGCCCTTACTTGATCAGTCTGACTGGACTTTAAACCAACAAGAGCATGGATCCAGAATTTCCAGCATCCTGAGCACCCTAACTTGGCCCCCTGAAGAAGATACGGTCTTTACCACGAACCAGCAAGAACAACCTCTATCCCCTGTGCCCAACTCTAGCCTACCTCTGGTGTCTGAGCCTGATGCCAAAGATGTCCCCAGCCCTAGTCAAGCTCAGACCCCTGCACTTAATGCAAATCACCTTGTCCAACCTCCAGCCCTTGATAGTTACCAGCTGCTCATTCCTGTGCCCCACTCCAGGCCACGTCTAAACTGTGGTATGGATGATAATGAGTTACAAGCCATTCCCCTTACTTTAAACCATCCTTTACGAACTGCCTCCACTGTACCTGATGCTAATATTGTGCCCTCTTCTGGTAGAGATGTAGCAGAGAAAGTTGTTCCACCAACTAGAGAATGGGATCTCTGTGAATTGGGTAGCCAGGATACAGAAACTTCTGATGATTCAGGGGTTGGTTTGTTGGCCAAAAACTTTTCTGCTGTTGGAAATGAGGCATTGGCCAGCTGCTCCGACACCAGCCCTGAAACAACAGTTCAGCATGTGGGTATACAGTGTGGAAGATCCTCGCCTGACCACCCTTGGCTCTCACTGGAAGACCTGAGAACATCCACAGACTGCAAGAGCAAAGACTCTGTACAGCCTCTTCCAATGCTAGCGTTCACCAATCCAATTCACTTCCTCCAGCTGAGCCCTCCATCACCACCAACCACCAGAACAACCTGCCAAGAAGACGAGGTCTTGGGAGAGCTGCGATGGGAGCAGCAGGCTGACCTCTTTGGCGTGGATACAAAGAACATTCAAGCTCCAACAGCaattacagagaaaacagaaggtgAGAGAAGGATCAAGCAAAGGCTGGAAGGACAAGCAGAAGAACACCATTTGGTGGCACAGTCAAAGGAAGAAGTGCCTAGACATTTACCCTTGGAAAAATCATCGAGCTGGCCAGACAAAAAAACTGTCAGGATAGTTGCCCAAGAACCAGCAGCCAATCAAGAAAGCCCAATTAAACGTCGAGTAAAAAGCAAGGACTGGCACCGGCAGGGCCTGAAGAGGACATCAGTACCACCAGATATTTTGCAGG AAGTCTCTCCCGTTCCTTCAGAGGAAGAAGCACAGAAGGTGCACAAGGAACCACCAGTCAGTTCAGAAACGGTAATATTGCG GGAGAAGAAACCTGCAGACACAATGGAGAACTTCAAACGTCGGCACTCCAAACTCATCAACTCCT CAAGGTTGCTGTACCAGGAGTACAGTGATGTGGTTCTGAACAAGGCCATTCAAAGCCAGAAGAGAGTGGATTCATTCTCAGAGGATACGGAGTCAAGTTTCCCAAGCTCCCCAAGGTTACGGAGGAAAGTGATACCTCAACAGGACTCATATTTGCAACGTCTATCAGTCTCATCTACTGCATCCCTGTGGCAGGACATCCCTATGATACGGGGCAGCAGAATGCTGCTCAATATGTCCCGTGATGAGCAGAAGCTGCAAGAG GCCAAATTTGAGTTGATAATGTCTGAGGCTTCATACCTGCGCAGTTTAAATGTGGCAGTAGATCACTTCCAGCGATCAGCAGAGCTCCAGGCAATGCTCACCAATCAGGAGCGTCAGTGGCTTTTCTCCCGCATCACAGACGTACGTGATGTCAGTGCCAG TTTCCTTTTTGACTTGGAAGAGAAGTTTGAGGAGGACATGTTCACCTTCCATGTATGTGATGTGGCTCTGAAACATGCCCCTGAGTTCCGCAGGGTATATCTACCATATGTAACAAACCAGACATATCAGGAGCAAACCTTCCAGCGGTTACT AAACGGAAATGCAGGATTCCAGCAAGTTCTGGAGAGACTAGAAAGTGATCCAGTTTGCCAACGTCTCTCACTTAAATCCTTCCTCATCCTCCCTTTCCAGCGCATCACTCGACTCAAACTCCTCCTACAG AATATCCTGAAGAGAACTCGGCCTGGGTCTGAAGAAGAAGTGCAAGCAACACAGGCCTATGATGCACTTGAAAAG CTCATCAAGGACTGCAACGAAAACGTACAGCGCATGAAGAGCACTGAAGAGCTGATCTACCTTAGTCAGAAGATTGAATTTGAGTGCAAG ATATTCCCACTCATTTCACAGTCAAGGCGACTTGTGAAGTGTGGTGAGTTGACAGCACTGGACTTCAACACCCCAAGTCCAAAATGGAAAGTCACCACCCGTCCCATCTACTTACATCTCTTCAATGACTGTCTGCTCCTGTCTCGGCCGAAGGA GGGTGGACGTTTTGTTGTGTTTGATCATGCCGCTTTCTCAGATGTGCGTGGGGAGAAGTGCGAGATCAAACTGCatggaacaaacaaaaacgtTTTCCGTCTCTTTCTACTTCAGAATTACCAGGGAAAGAGAGTGGAGTTTCTGTTCCGAACGGAGACACA CAGTGAGAAGCTGAGGTGGATCTCTGCTTTGGCTCCTCCGCGAGGGGAACTGGATCTCCTGGAATGCCCTG ATGCACCACAGGTTCAATGCATAAGGACATACAAAGCTCGGGAAAATGATGAGCTAGCTTTGGAGAAAGCAGATATCATTATGGTTATGCAACTCAGCAATGATG GATGGATGGAAGGAGTGAAACTTTCAGACAGGGAGAGAGGCTGGTTCCCCAAAGAACATGTGGAATATATCTCCAGCAAACAAGCGCGGCAGAAGAACCTGAAGGAAGAGCAACGCGTGAAAAATGCCAAGCAACACGTCTTCTGCAAAAAATAA